The following coding sequences lie in one Leucoraja erinacea ecotype New England chromosome 20, Leri_hhj_1, whole genome shotgun sequence genomic window:
- the dctn5 gene encoding dynactin subunit 5: MELCEILYNKAEYIETASGNKVSRQSVLCGSQNIVLNGKTIVMNDCIIRGDLANVRVGRHCVIKSRSVIRPPFKKFSKGVAFFPLHIGDHVFIEEDCVVNAAQIGSYVHIGKNCVIGRRCVLKDCCKILDNTVLPPETVVPPFTVFSGCPGLFTGELPECTQELMIDVTKSYYQKFLPLSQI, from the exons ATGGAGCTGTGCGAGATCCTCTACAACAAGGCGGAGTACATCGAGACG GCCTCTGGTAACAAGGTGAGCAGGCAATCTGTGCTGTGTGGGAGTCAGAACATAGTACTAAATGGAAAG ACCATTGTGATGAATGATTGCATAATCCGTGGAGACCTGGCAAATGTGAGAGTTGGACGACACTGTGTCATCAAGAGCCGAAGTGTCATAAGGCCACCTTTTAAGAAATTCAGCAAAGG AGTTGCCTTTTTCCCACTGCACATTGGTGACCATGTGTTCATTGAGGAAGACTGTGTGGTAAACGCTGCCCAGATTGGATCTTATGTTCACATAGGAAAGAACTGTGTGATT GGTCGGAGGTGTGTTCTGAAAGATTGCTGCAAGATTCTGGATAATACTGTCCTTCCTCCAGAAACCGTGGTCCCTCCTTTCACTGTCTTCTCTGGCTGCCCAG GTCTTTTTACTGGTGAACTCCCAGAGTGCACACAGGAGCTCATGATTGATGTTACAAAAAGTTACTACCAGAAGTTTCTGCCGCTTTCTCAGATTTGA